The following coding sequences are from one Thermodesulfobacteriota bacterium window:
- a CDS encoding putative zinc-binding protein produces MADSCCAAGNEVMILACSGGSNVGQLSNQAAIELTQEGFGKMFCLAGIGGLISGFVQSARDVPTLVVVDGCQVGCARAILKNAGIPLKNYLVITDEGIEKNKNFHLERMDIDRVKAAVRRSVGERQPDGAKKFACECGGAPCC; encoded by the coding sequence ATGGCGGATTCATGTTGTGCCGCAGGCAATGAGGTGATGATTCTGGCCTGTTCGGGCGGTTCCAATGTCGGTCAGCTTTCCAATCAGGCAGCCATCGAACTCACCCAGGAGGGCTTTGGTAAAATGTTCTGCCTGGCCGGCATCGGCGGTCTGATTTCAGGTTTTGTGCAGTCGGCCAGGGACGTCCCGACGCTGGTGGTCGTTGACGGCTGTCAGGTGGGCTGCGCCAGGGCGATTCTAAAAAACGCCGGAATTCCCTTAAAAAACTACCTGGTCATTACCGATGAGGGGATTGAAAAAAACAAGAACTTCCATCTGGAGCGGATGGACATCGACCGGGTCAAGGCAGCGGTAAGGCGCTCGGTAGGAGAAAGACAACCAGACGGCGCAAAGAAGTTCGCCTGTGAATGCGGAGGCGCCCCATGCTGCTGA
- a CDS encoding aromatic aminobenezylarsenical efflux permease ArsG family transporter, translated as MMDFGAAQIASVIWLGILTSISPCPLATNIAATTYIGKQIDSRYATILAALAYTLGRTLSYMVISILIVGGLISIPGSSNFLQAHMNQILGPVLLIAGLFILDIVPLRLPNVSFSMNMLQRLGDSGFIGAVLLGVLFALSFCPVSAALFFGSVIPLSLKFQSRFFLPLLYGVGTAAPVILFAMIIAYSSRLAGIFFNRLTVAERWLRRITGVLFVAVGFYFCFKYLFHIINF; from the coding sequence ATGATGGATTTCGGTGCGGCGCAAATCGCTTCCGTTATCTGGCTGGGCATCCTGACCTCCATCAGCCCCTGCCCCCTGGCCACCAATATCGCGGCCACCACCTATATCGGCAAGCAGATCGATTCCCGGTACGCGACTATCCTGGCCGCTCTGGCCTATACCCTGGGGCGGACCCTGTCGTACATGGTCATCAGCATCCTCATTGTGGGCGGGCTGATTTCCATACCCGGGTCGTCCAACTTTCTCCAGGCCCACATGAATCAGATCCTCGGGCCGGTGCTGCTGATCGCCGGTCTGTTTATTCTGGATATCGTTCCCCTGCGGCTGCCGAACGTTTCCTTCAGCATGAACATGCTGCAGCGGTTGGGAGACAGCGGCTTTATCGGGGCCGTGCTGCTGGGAGTTCTCTTTGCTCTTTCCTTCTGTCCCGTATCCGCGGCGCTTTTTTTCGGCAGCGTCATCCCGTTGTCCCTGAAATTTCAGTCCCGGTTTTTCCTGCCCCTGCTTTATGGCGTCGGGACCGCGGCCCCGGTCATTCTCTTTGCCATGATCATTGCCTACAGCAGCCGGCTGGCCGGGATTTTTTTCAACCGCCTGACCGTTGCCGAACGGTGGTTGAGACGCATTACGGGAGTGCTTTTTGTGGCGGTCGGATTCTATTTCTGCTTCAAATACCTGTTTCATATCATTAATTTTTAA
- the arsB gene encoding ACR3 family arsenite efflux transporter, translating to MSAENNDRKMTSVFERYLTVWVILCIIAGILLGKVAPGAARSLDGLAIYVKGAPVVSIPIAVCLFFMMYPIMVKIDFASVVKAGRSGKPVFLTLFINWCVKPFTMYAIALFFLGTLFYSFIGPEAVDLVKMPFGLDLPVGAAHGAGTVVLVDGVKMMQVPLWRSYLAGCILLGIAPCTAMVLVWGYLSRGNDGLTLVMVAINSLTMLVLYGVLGGFLLGVGKLPVPWQALLLSILIYVALPLVAGYFSRRWIISAKGMVWLTEKFLHVLTPITIIALLATLVLLFSFKGDVIINNPLTIVWIAVPLFIQTMLIFWLGYGLAKLLNLPYADAAPAAMIGASNHFEVAIATATMLFGLSSGAALATVVGVLIEVPVMLMLVKICLKTSHWFAKK from the coding sequence ATGAGTGCCGAAAACAATGATCGAAAAATGACCAGCGTCTTTGAGCGCTATCTGACCGTGTGGGTTATTCTCTGCATCATTGCCGGCATCTTGCTGGGGAAGGTGGCGCCGGGAGCGGCCCGGTCTCTGGACGGGCTGGCCATTTACGTCAAGGGCGCGCCGGTGGTGTCGATTCCCATTGCCGTCTGCCTGTTTTTCATGATGTACCCGATCATGGTCAAAATCGATTTTGCTTCCGTGGTAAAGGCCGGCCGAAGCGGCAAGCCGGTCTTTCTGACCCTGTTCATCAACTGGTGCGTCAAGCCGTTTACCATGTATGCCATCGCCCTCTTTTTTCTGGGCACCCTTTTCTACAGCTTTATCGGCCCGGAGGCCGTAGACCTGGTGAAGATGCCCTTCGGCCTGGACCTGCCGGTGGGCGCGGCCCACGGAGCGGGAACCGTGGTGCTGGTCGACGGCGTCAAGATGATGCAGGTTCCCCTCTGGCGCAGTTATCTGGCCGGCTGCATTCTGCTGGGCATCGCACCCTGCACGGCCATGGTGCTGGTCTGGGGTTATCTCTCAAGGGGCAACGACGGCCTGACCCTGGTGATGGTGGCCATCAACTCCCTGACCATGCTGGTACTCTATGGGGTGCTGGGCGGTTTTCTGCTGGGCGTGGGCAAGCTGCCGGTGCCCTGGCAGGCCCTGCTGCTCTCGATTCTGATTTACGTTGCGCTTCCCCTGGTCGCCGGTTATTTTTCCCGTCGCTGGATCATTTCAGCCAAGGGCATGGTCTGGTTGACCGAAAAATTTCTGCATGTGCTGACGCCGATCACCATTATCGCCCTGCTGGCCACCCTGGTGCTGCTTTTTTCATTCAAGGGTGACGTGATCATCAACAATCCGCTCACCATCGTCTGGATCGCCGTTCCGCTGTTCATTCAGACGATGTTGATTTTCTGGCTGGGTTACGGGCTGGCGAAACTCCTTAATTTGCCCTACGCGGATGCGGCCCCGGCAGCCATGATCGGCGCTTCCAACCATTTCGAGGTGGCCATTGCCACGGCCACCATGCTGTTCGGTCTTTCCTCGGGCGCGGCCCTGGCCACGGTTGTCGGCGTCCTGATCGAAGTTCCGGTCATGCTGATGCTGGTAAAAATCTGTTTGAAGACAAGTCATTGGTTTGCAAAAAAATAA
- a CDS encoding nitrophenyl compound nitroreductase subunit ArsF family protein, translating to MKWIFKTVFLCLALTVFITAGLMTTAMAEPPAGGQATAQAAESPKPSRYLVATYFHNTFRCPTCKTIEAFSAETINSHFAEQLKNGSLVWRAVNVDEPGNAHYVQDYQLYTKHLILSEVRDGKETRWKDLKEIWTTVRNREKFDQYVVSEITDWLKEP from the coding sequence ATGAAGTGGATTTTTAAAACCGTGTTTTTATGTCTGGCGCTGACCGTTTTCATAACCGCGGGACTGATGACGACGGCCATGGCCGAACCGCCTGCCGGGGGACAAGCCACGGCCCAGGCCGCGGAAAGCCCGAAACCGTCCCGCTACCTGGTCGCGACCTATTTTCACAACACCTTCCGCTGCCCCACCTGCAAGACGATCGAGGCCTTTTCCGCGGAAACCATCAATAGCCATTTCGCGGAGCAGTTGAAAAACGGCTCTCTGGTCTGGCGGGCGGTCAATGTGGACGAACCGGGCAACGCCCATTATGTGCAGGACTATCAGCTTTACACCAAGCACCTGATTCTTTCCGAAGTCAGGGACGGCAAGGAAACCCGCTGGAAAGACCTGAAAGAGATCTGGACCACCGTGAGGAACAGGGAAAAATTCGATCAGTATGTCGTATCGGAAATTACCGACTGGTTAAAGGAGCCATGA
- a CDS encoding arsenate reductase ArsC has protein sequence MSKKTKILFLCTGNSCRSQMAEGWAKALQSDTIDAWSAGTEKRGLNPLAVRAMAEAGVDISGQTSKTIAELPEKAFDYVITLCGHANETCPLFPGRVKRVHAGFDDPPELARGARDDEEGMIHYRRVRDEIRDFVKQIPVNLT, from the coding sequence ATGAGCAAAAAAACAAAAATCCTCTTTCTGTGCACCGGTAATTCCTGCCGCAGCCAGATGGCGGAAGGCTGGGCAAAAGCTTTGCAATCGGACACCATCGACGCCTGGTCGGCGGGCACTGAAAAGCGCGGGCTCAACCCCCTGGCGGTTCGGGCCATGGCCGAGGCCGGAGTGGATATCAGCGGTCAGACATCCAAAACCATTGCCGAACTGCCGGAGAAAGCGTTTGATTATGTCATCACCCTGTGCGGCCATGCCAACGAAACCTGCCCCCTGTTTCCCGGTCGGGTCAAACGGGTTCACGCCGGATTTGACGACCCGCCGGAACTGGCCAGAGGCGCCCGCGACGACGAAGAGGGCATGATTCACTATCGACGGGTGAGGGATGAAATCCGGGACTTTGTGAAGCAAATTCCCGTCAACCTGACATAA
- a CDS encoding (Fe-S)-binding protein — MLLSSYQLEIFNSECNPGAMAVHCFAHLDQDVSEALPYVNAILGGDVFLQDPPSVTFKVQGKLITVHGRKIAINALKDEEEARKLVEWLKSEINHAWEKRAEITPCYAGKKKPLLMEILKLLPKSNCKKCGQPTCMVFAVQVMDGGRGAEDCPELNPESREKLNAYLSGFDFE, encoded by the coding sequence ATGCTGCTGAGCAGCTATCAACTGGAAATTTTTAATTCCGAGTGCAACCCCGGCGCCATGGCCGTGCACTGCTTCGCCCACCTGGACCAGGACGTCAGCGAAGCCTTGCCCTATGTAAACGCGATCCTGGGAGGAGATGTCTTCCTTCAGGACCCGCCCTCGGTAACCTTCAAAGTCCAGGGGAAATTAATCACCGTTCATGGCCGCAAGATCGCCATCAATGCCCTGAAGGACGAAGAGGAAGCGCGCAAGCTGGTGGAGTGGCTCAAATCGGAGATCAACCATGCCTGGGAAAAGCGGGCCGAGATAACCCCGTGTTATGCGGGAAAAAAGAAGCCGCTGCTGATGGAGATATTAAAGCTGTTGCCCAAAAGCAACTGTAAGAAGTGCGGCCAGCCCACCTGCATGGTGTTTGCCGTTCAGGTGATGGATGGCGGCCGGGGAGCGGAAGATTGCCCGGAACTGAACCCGGAGAGCCGGGAAAAACTGAACGCCTACCTGTCGGGATTTGATTTTGAATAG
- a CDS encoding rhodanese-like domain-containing protein has product MDKKRTWFALKQAFWQIILLTTAACVLALGVNALRPDGIPLAGSWSAEARLADAGEEGLAIDLAGARQLFKAGRVLFVDARSIDQYIEGHIQGALPLPWLEVDRYLSRVNRQLETAEAIITYCDGTGCDLSHELAGFLRSMGLKNVRVLINGWTLWQQAGLPTKTGA; this is encoded by the coding sequence ATGGATAAAAAAAGAACCTGGTTTGCTTTAAAACAGGCGTTCTGGCAGATTATTCTGCTGACGACGGCGGCGTGCGTTCTCGCCCTGGGGGTCAACGCCCTGCGTCCCGACGGCATCCCTCTTGCTGGAAGCTGGTCGGCTGAAGCCCGCCTGGCCGATGCCGGGGAAGAGGGTCTAGCCATTGACCTGGCCGGGGCGCGGCAGTTGTTTAAAGCGGGCAGGGTTCTCTTTGTAGACGCACGATCCATCGACCAGTATATCGAGGGGCATATTCAGGGGGCCCTGCCTTTACCCTGGCTGGAAGTGGACCGTTATCTTTCCCGGGTGAACAGGCAACTGGAGACGGCCGAAGCCATCATCACGTATTGCGACGGAACCGGCTGCGACTTAAGTCATGAGCTGGCCGGTTTTCTTCGATCCATGGGGTTGAAAAACGTGCGCGTGCTGATCAACGGCTGGACCCTGTGGCAGCAGGCCGGTCTGCCCACCAAAACAGGGGCGTGA
- a CDS encoding thioredoxin family protein, which produces MDIKVLGPGCPKCQQTEKIVKEAVAEAGVTANVEKVTDLMKIAGYGVFGTPAVVVDGEVKSVGKIPKKEDVKSWFKK; this is translated from the coding sequence ATGGACATCAAGGTGCTGGGGCCCGGCTGCCCCAAATGTCAGCAGACCGAAAAAATCGTCAAAGAGGCGGTGGCTGAAGCAGGCGTGACCGCCAACGTAGAAAAAGTCACTGATCTGATGAAAATCGCCGGCTATGGCGTCTTCGGCACGCCGGCGGTGGTGGTGGACGGCGAGGTAAAGTCGGTGGGAAAAATTCCTAAAAAAGAGGATGTCAAATCCTGGTTTAAAAAATAA
- a CDS encoding cation diffusion facilitator family transporter, translating into MNIPDCSFLHDAADRIDAGHEHRHGAPAEKDAEGFRLLITMALNLIIPVAQVIGGIAANSMALISDAVHNFSDFTVVLISYIAFRVGRRGATVFNTFGYRRAEILAALINVMLLAGASGLILYHAVLRFLTPQPVNGSTVVILAAVGVTGNGLSAWLLHRDAANSLNIRGAFLHMVGDLLTSVVVLMTGVIFLFYPWYWLDPLLSLAIVFFILKNGWGLFKEAAAVLMNATPVHIRLEEVRSLLEKMSGVAGVHYLHAWQVSSASIAFSCHVVVPDQPVSRTGELAERIRRELLHRFGIDHPVLQFETADCGRGTLLCEMACNGSGGCKPENLQGEHTRKDSSPSPVEKIMFVVLRLFLGGVFLYASYDKIIHPQAFAQAVCDYQILPDVLISPAALILPWVELLIGLCLVAGFWLPGAVGISTGLMTIFIAALAFNLARGLNIHCGCFSTEATEGPADLWTIARDVSFLIVSLVLAWLVFFKPGKNRPHTERR; encoded by the coding sequence ATGAATATTCCGGATTGTTCATTTCTGCATGATGCCGCGGATCGAATTGACGCGGGGCATGAACATCGCCATGGCGCGCCGGCGGAAAAGGATGCCGAAGGCTTCCGGCTGCTGATCACCATGGCCCTGAACCTGATCATTCCCGTGGCTCAGGTGATCGGCGGCATCGCGGCCAACAGCATGGCGCTGATCTCGGATGCCGTGCATAATTTCAGCGATTTTACCGTGGTGCTGATTTCCTATATCGCTTTTCGCGTCGGTCGCAGGGGCGCCACCGTTTTTAACACTTTTGGTTACCGGCGCGCGGAAATCCTGGCCGCACTGATTAACGTCATGCTCCTGGCCGGTGCTTCCGGGCTCATCCTTTACCATGCTGTTTTGCGTTTTCTGACCCCCCAGCCCGTCAACGGATCGACCGTCGTCATCCTGGCCGCGGTCGGCGTCACCGGCAATGGCCTGTCGGCCTGGCTGCTGCACCGGGACGCGGCAAACAGCCTGAACATCCGCGGCGCCTTTTTGCACATGGTGGGAGATTTGCTGACGTCGGTGGTAGTCCTGATGACCGGTGTTATTTTCCTCTTTTATCCCTGGTACTGGCTCGACCCGCTGCTGTCCCTGGCCATCGTTTTCTTTATCCTGAAAAACGGCTGGGGCCTGTTCAAGGAGGCGGCGGCCGTGCTGATGAACGCGACTCCCGTTCACATCAGGCTCGAAGAGGTCAGAAGTCTTCTGGAGAAAATGTCCGGGGTAGCGGGTGTTCACTATCTGCATGCCTGGCAGGTATCTTCCGCCAGCATCGCCTTTTCCTGCCATGTGGTGGTGCCTGACCAGCCGGTGAGCCGAACCGGCGAACTGGCCGAGCGTATCCGCCGGGAACTGCTGCATCGTTTCGGCATTGACCATCCGGTGCTACAGTTTGAAACCGCTGACTGCGGCCGGGGTACCCTGCTGTGTGAAATGGCCTGCAACGGAAGTGGCGGGTGTAAACCCGAAAACCTGCAAGGTGAGCATACCCGGAAAGACAGCAGCCCTTCTCCGGTCGAAAAAATTATGTTTGTGGTGCTACGCCTTTTTCTGGGCGGCGTTTTTCTGTATGCCAGTTATGATAAAATTATTCACCCTCAGGCCTTTGCCCAGGCGGTCTGCGACTATCAGATCCTTCCCGATGTGCTGATTAGTCCGGCGGCGCTGATTTTGCCATGGGTTGAGTTGCTGATCGGCCTCTGCCTGGTGGCCGGGTTCTGGCTACCCGGGGCTGTCGGCATCAGCACCGGACTCATGACCATTTTCATCGCCGCGCTGGCCTTTAATCTGGCTCGCGGGCTGAATATTCACTGCGGCTGTTTTTCTACCGAAGCTACGGAAGGACCGGCGGATTTATGGACCATCGCCCGCGATGTTTCCTTTCTGATCGTGTCGCTGGTTCTGGCCTGGCTGGTATTTTTCAAACCAGGAAAAAACCGGCCACATACTGAGCGGCGGTAA
- a CDS encoding DUF481 domain-containing protein — translation MAGGKFDSHIVQSLSAQDTGKDEGDYAGFAGFSAYWQRKFGDRLGLRADYNVYADLHEAFKENDVIEQLVSVEPQLFQGDFIFSLPLQYVYGMEDDDSKYHRYSAAPTATFKLPDSRQAVEVYGKISQILDVDPYPSFDEDGHSIGGGMAYLISIKDRTYFRILGDYQRIYYDSRAWDYINETSSDKRHDIAASLGTEYNFQVTRHLDLMASYTFIHTHTNVNIYDYDKHVVQAGASIKF, via the coding sequence ATGGCCGGAGGCAAATTCGATTCACACATTGTTCAGAGCCTGAGCGCCCAGGACACCGGCAAGGACGAGGGCGATTACGCGGGATTCGCGGGATTTTCCGCCTACTGGCAGCGTAAATTCGGTGATCGCCTGGGGCTGCGGGCCGACTATAATGTCTACGCTGATTTGCATGAAGCGTTTAAGGAAAATGATGTAATTGAGCAGCTGGTGTCCGTCGAGCCGCAGTTGTTTCAGGGCGATTTCATATTCAGCCTGCCCCTGCAGTATGTTTACGGCATGGAAGATGATGATTCCAAATATCACCGCTACTCCGCTGCCCCCACGGCGACCTTTAAACTGCCGGATTCCCGTCAGGCGGTTGAAGTATACGGAAAAATTTCACAGATCCTGGACGTGGACCCCTACCCTTCCTTTGACGAGGACGGCCATTCCATAGGCGGCGGCATGGCCTATCTGATCAGCATAAAAGACAGGACCTATTTCCGGATACTGGGGGATTATCAGCGCATCTATTATGACTCCAGGGCATGGGATTATATCAACGAGACCTCCTCCGACAAACGCCACGATATTGCCGCCAGCCTGGGCACCGAGTACAACTTTCAGGTCACCCGCCACCTTGACCTGATGGCCAGTTACACGTTTATTCACACGCACACCAATGTGAACATCTATGATTACGACAAACATGTTGTTCAGGCGGGGGCTTCAATAAAGTTTTAA
- a CDS encoding molybdate ABC transporter substrate-binding protein produces MVRTKKLRDRYIVLIMLLGMIFTDGPADAAENLLVYVGAASKPAAEEAALLYEQKTGVKVDLVIGGSGSILSQMKLTKQGDLYFPGSSDYMEKAKRDGDVFPETEKIIVYLVPAINVFRGNPHKINGLRDLLRPGLKVAIANPEGVCVGAYAVEIIEHQFTPAEKKIFRRNLINYTESCEKTATAISLKMADAVLGWSVFEHWDPEHIETVRLPRGMIPRIGYIPIATSRFTRNRQAAQSFIDFMAGPEGRAVFTKFHYFATAEEAAAWLGESKPVGGEYAVPAEWINK; encoded by the coding sequence ATGGTTAGAACAAAAAAACTCCGGGATCGTTACATCGTATTGATTATGCTTCTGGGTATGATCTTCACGGACGGACCTGCTGATGCCGCTGAGAATCTTCTCGTTTATGTCGGCGCGGCATCAAAGCCGGCCGCAGAGGAAGCGGCCTTGCTTTACGAGCAGAAAACAGGCGTAAAGGTGGATCTGGTGATCGGCGGTTCAGGCAGCATTCTCTCACAAATGAAGCTGACCAAACAAGGAGACCTTTATTTTCCCGGATCATCCGATTACATGGAGAAGGCCAAGCGTGACGGCGATGTGTTTCCTGAGACGGAAAAGATTATTGTATATCTCGTTCCGGCGATTAATGTTTTCCGGGGTAACCCCCACAAGATTAATGGGTTACGCGATTTACTCCGTCCCGGCCTGAAGGTGGCCATTGCAAATCCGGAGGGTGTGTGCGTCGGCGCGTATGCGGTGGAAATTATCGAACACCAATTTACGCCGGCGGAAAAAAAAATATTCCGACGCAACCTGATCAATTATACCGAGTCTTGTGAAAAAACAGCCACGGCTATTTCACTCAAGATGGCGGATGCGGTACTCGGGTGGAGCGTTTTTGAACATTGGGATCCGGAACATATCGAGACCGTTCGATTACCCCGGGGAATGATCCCGCGCATCGGTTACATTCCGATCGCAACTTCAAGATTTACCCGGAACCGCCAAGCCGCGCAGTCGTTTATCGATTTTATGGCCGGGCCGGAGGGACGGGCCGTATTTACGAAATTTCATTACTTTGCAACAGCGGAAGAGGCTGCCGCATGGCTGGGCGAAAGCAAACCGGTCGGCGGAGAATATGCCGTGCCGGCGGAATGGATTAATAAATAA
- a CDS encoding sulfite exporter TauE/SafE family protein gives MFFPVAQIEVAPWLPPVIALIISFFTSMGGVSGAFLLLPFQVSVLGYTSPSVSATNQLFNIVAIPSGVYRYWKEGRMVWPLTWIVILGTLPGVLIGAVVRVTWLPDPRHFKLFAAAVLLYIGIRMARDLLKRKGDTSPSEATGSGAEAGGSSALQVTRFDAKRLEYSFRGESFGAPFWGVFAVSFIVGIVGGIYGIGGGSIIAPFFVTFFRLPVYTIAGAALMGTFVTSVAGVAFYQAIAPFYPGMSIAPDWLLGILFGLGGMAGMYLGARCQRFVPAKVIKWMLTAVLLFTAAQYVAGFFLV, from the coding sequence ATGTTTTTCCCCGTCGCCCAGATCGAAGTAGCCCCCTGGTTGCCGCCGGTAATCGCCCTAATCATTTCTTTCTTTACCTCCATGGGAGGGGTCTCCGGTGCCTTCCTGCTGCTGCCCTTTCAGGTCTCGGTACTTGGATACACCAGCCCGTCGGTTTCCGCCACCAATCAGCTTTTCAACATCGTGGCCATCCCCAGTGGTGTTTACCGTTACTGGAAAGAGGGCCGCATGGTCTGGCCCTTGACCTGGATCGTGATCCTTGGCACTCTGCCCGGGGTGCTCATCGGCGCGGTGGTGCGGGTGACCTGGCTGCCCGATCCCCGTCATTTCAAGCTCTTTGCCGCGGCGGTATTGCTCTATATCGGTATAAGAATGGCGCGGGATCTGCTGAAAAGAAAGGGAGACACTTCACCTTCAGAAGCAACCGGATCCGGAGCGGAAGCGGGTGGTTCATCCGCGTTGCAGGTGACGCGTTTTGACGCAAAACGGCTGGAATACAGCTTTCGGGGGGAATCGTTCGGCGCGCCATTCTGGGGCGTTTTTGCCGTGAGCTTTATCGTGGGTATTGTGGGCGGTATTTACGGCATAGGCGGCGGATCCATCATCGCGCCTTTTTTTGTGACGTTCTTTCGGTTGCCGGTTTACACCATCGCCGGCGCGGCTCTGATGGGGACTTTTGTCACGTCCGTGGCCGGCGTGGCTTTTTATCAGGCGATCGCCCCTTTTTATCCCGGCATGTCCATCGCTCCGGACTGGCTGCTGGGTATTCTCTTCGGTCTGGGTGGAATGGCGGGCATGTATCTGGGCGCCCGGTGTCAGCGGTTTGTTCCGGCCAAGGTCATCAAGTGGATGCTGACCGCTGTATTGCTCTTTACCGCCGCTCAGTATGTGGCCGGTTTTTTCCTGGTTTGA
- a CDS encoding ABC transporter permease produces the protein MTFQRSTTFAALLVLVLYGGLILSLAWFFDAPILRQVLTSDRTLFSIKLSLLTATVAAALALLLAIPAAYALSRYHFRGREITDTVLEFPIIVSPAALGAMILIFFNNPIGEWVQEHVVHFVFAFAGIVLAQFITILGVAVRLLKTSFDEVPAELEIVARTLGATPRHAFFTITLPLARRGLIASFILAWAKALGEFGATIMVAGTMAMRTETLPVAIFMRLATADIKGTVALILVLVSIGLTSLYIARRLLGRMAHV, from the coding sequence ATGACCTTTCAACGCTCAACTACTTTCGCCGCGTTGCTGGTGCTTGTGCTTTACGGCGGACTGATCCTATCGCTGGCATGGTTCTTTGACGCGCCGATTCTCCGCCAGGTTCTCACTTCAGACCGCACCCTGTTTTCAATAAAGCTCTCGTTGCTGACCGCAACCGTTGCGGCCGCGCTGGCCCTGCTGCTGGCTATACCGGCCGCATACGCTCTGTCGCGCTATCATTTTCGTGGACGTGAAATCACCGACACGGTGCTGGAATTCCCCATTATTGTTTCCCCGGCTGCGCTGGGTGCGATGATATTGATTTTCTTCAATAACCCGATCGGCGAATGGGTGCAGGAGCATGTTGTACACTTCGTATTCGCGTTTGCCGGTATCGTGCTGGCGCAGTTTATCACTATCCTGGGTGTTGCCGTGCGGTTGCTGAAAACATCCTTTGACGAAGTGCCGGCTGAACTGGAAATCGTCGCGCGCACGCTGGGGGCAACACCGCGTCATGCCTTTTTCACCATCACGCTGCCCCTGGCGCGGCGAGGACTGATCGCCTCGTTCATCCTGGCCTGGGCAAAGGCGCTGGGTGAATTCGGCGCAACCATCATGGTGGCGGGCACGATGGCCATGCGAACCGAGACACTGCCGGTGGCAATTTTTATGCGGCTGGCCACCGCCGACATCAAAGGAACGGTAGCGTTAATTTTAGTACTCGTCAGCATAGGTCTCACCTCGCTTTATATCGCGCGCCGGTTGCTGGGAAGGATGGCGCATGTTTGA
- a CDS encoding LysR family transcriptional regulator — MGAGPLRLLERLKEHKSINKAAQSMSLSYVKALKLLKFLEQDIGRPMVISTRGGNNRGGTLLTPFAELYIQQYKEMENKLTVFAEGEFEKFQKKLHRKKGAANG, encoded by the coding sequence ATGGGAGCGGGGCCTCTGCGTCTGCTGGAACGGCTTAAAGAGCATAAATCCATCAACAAGGCGGCCCAGAGCATGAGCCTTTCTTATGTCAAGGCATTGAAACTGCTGAAGTTTCTGGAGCAAGACATCGGACGGCCCATGGTGATCAGCACGAGGGGCGGGAATAACCGTGGCGGAACCTTACTGACACCTTTCGCGGAGTTATACATTCAGCAATATAAAGAAATGGAAAATAAACTCACCGTTTTCGCCGAAGGCGAGTTTGAAAAGTTTCAAAAAAAACTTCATCGGAAAAAGGGGGCGGCGAATGGTTAG
- a CDS encoding thioredoxin family protein, with protein MMNEVVQVRIGPMGTVGIVGLKETLAEVAQQMKGAEDGAIGEELLTRLSRRNYISDNVRDLYRQAFLREYKKFVGEPLAHETGGGMEIKVLGRGCPQCERLEQEVLEVMAETGIVADLEHVRDAAGIRRYSLMGTPALIINNEVKAVGFVPPRAKLKLWIEQAAKQTK; from the coding sequence ATGATGAATGAGGTTGTTCAAGTCCGCATCGGCCCGATGGGAACCGTCGGCATCGTCGGCCTGAAAGAGACGCTGGCGGAAGTGGCGCAACAAATGAAAGGCGCCGAGGACGGCGCCATTGGAGAAGAGCTTCTGACCCGCCTTTCCAGGCGGAATTACATCAGCGATAATGTCAGGGATCTTTACCGGCAGGCGTTTCTGAGGGAATACAAAAAATTTGTCGGCGAACCGCTGGCCCATGAAACCGGCGGCGGGATGGAAATCAAGGTGCTGGGTCGCGGCTGCCCCCAGTGCGAACGGCTGGAGCAGGAAGTGCTGGAGGTCATGGCCGAAACCGGGATAGTGGCCGATCTGGAGCATGTCCGCGATGCGGCCGGAATCAGACGTTACAGCCTGATGGGGACACCGGCTCTGATCATCAACAACGAAGTTAAAGCCGTGGGTTTTGTTCCGCCCAGGGCCAAACTCAAGCTTTGGATCGAACAGGCCGCCAAACAAACCAAATAG